A genomic region of Leptotrichia hofstadii contains the following coding sequences:
- a CDS encoding ABC transporter permease, translated as MVEFFIAFRHVVERKFQSIFSVLGVAIAVTVFIVSLTVSNGLEKNMINSLLTMSPHILIKNKQNPFFEGYEETAEKLKKIKGVKAVIPQINSQSIIKFEGYAKGVLADGISPENVKNGLKLKMVSGSDNISELDSVLIGEEMAGELRVKVGQQVSLISAENKEIKLTVRGIFKTGFLEYDSNVAVVPLRAMQILAEQGEAVTEMDIKVESPQKVEEVLKEVITVMNQKEYTVISWKTLNHNLLKAVQFEKFVLIAILSLLLVIASFAVSVILNMIVREKIKDIGILKSIGYTNKNIRRIFTIEGLIIGVFGMIMASGLSPLVLIGLKILFKVYIKGGTYYLEELPLYISQKELLIIYGVTFVVVFLSTIFPAARAARLKPVEALKYE; from the coding sequence ATGGTAGAATTTTTTATAGCATTTCGGCATGTTGTTGAAAGAAAATTTCAAAGTATATTTTCAGTGCTTGGAGTGGCGATTGCTGTAACAGTATTCATTGTTTCGCTAACAGTTTCCAATGGACTGGAAAAAAATATGATAAATTCGCTGCTCACAATGAGTCCGCATATTTTAATAAAAAATAAGCAGAATCCCTTTTTTGAAGGATATGAGGAAACTGCGGAAAAACTGAAGAAAATAAAAGGAGTTAAGGCTGTAATTCCACAGATAAACAGCCAGTCAATAATAAAATTTGAAGGCTATGCAAAAGGAGTGCTGGCAGATGGAATCAGTCCAGAAAATGTCAAGAACGGACTGAAACTTAAAATGGTCAGCGGAAGTGACAATATTTCGGAGCTGGACTCAGTTTTAATTGGCGAGGAGATGGCAGGTGAACTGCGTGTTAAGGTTGGTCAGCAAGTAAGCTTAATCTCAGCTGAAAACAAGGAAATAAAACTTACCGTGAGAGGAATCTTTAAAACAGGCTTTTTAGAATATGATTCAAATGTTGCGGTCGTTCCATTGCGCGCAATGCAGATATTGGCAGAACAAGGCGAAGCTGTTACTGAAATGGACATTAAAGTTGAAAGTCCTCAAAAAGTTGAAGAAGTATTGAAAGAAGTAATAACCGTAATGAATCAGAAGGAATACACGGTAATAAGCTGGAAGACCTTGAATCATAATCTTCTGAAGGCAGTACAGTTTGAAAAATTTGTATTAATTGCGATTTTAAGTCTGCTTCTTGTTATAGCAAGTTTTGCTGTATCGGTAATTTTAAATATGATTGTCCGGGAAAAAATAAAAGATATTGGTATTTTAAAATCAATTGGATATACAAATAAAAATATTCGTAGAATTTTTACAATAGAAGGGCTAATAATCGGAGTTTTTGGAATGATTATGGCAAGCGGATTGTCGCCACTTGTATTGATAGGGCTAAAAATTTTATTTAAAGTGTATATAAAAGGTGGAACTTATTATTTAGAAGAACTGCCGCTATATATTTCTCAAAAGGAACTTTTAATTATTTATGGAGTAACATTTGTAGTTGTATTTCTATCAACAATTTTTCCGGCAGCCAGAGCGGCCAGATTAAAACCTGTGGAGGCGTTAAAATATGAATAA